The Desulfovibrio sp. G11 region CGCCATCGGCCGCCAGAGCCACCAGGCGGACTCTGCCGCTGACCAGAAAATACATCCGCGCAGTGTCGTCCGCGAATTTATAGCCCTTTTTCCACTGACGCGGCCTGCCTGCAACGACATCACGCCAGCATTCGTTATGCTTGACCAATTCTGTAAAAGACACGGCATTCCCCTTATATAAAGAGGTTATATTCCTGCCAGACTTTGACCGGATAAAAAAAACGGATGGCAAGCCGCCTGATCGATGAAAGCGCCCCCTCGGGCAGGCCTGGCTTGCGGACAGAAAAATTCGCCACAAAAAGAGCACGCGTTTTCCCGCGTGCATCACATTTTTCCGGCTTCAAGTTTCATGCTGTTGCAACATCTTTTCACGAACACCGTGGAACCACGCCGTTCTTGAGAAACTTATCTCATGGCCGCCCTGCCGTCCACCGCCCAACAGGGTAAAAAAGGGTTATTTTCGATGTGCCAAACTAGCGCTCTCTTTTTGTGAATATTGTTGCAATGACAACATTTTCCGCCGTCTCCAAGGGCTACCATGCATTTTACCGACTCTCTGTCCGCATCAGCCAAGGCAATACGGCCAGATTGTGCAAAAAAACGCCCGACCAAAAGGAGGTTCTTATGGGCCACCCGACTATCTACCCTACCGGTGTCACGGTTTACAACCCTGAAAAAGCCTGGAGCGGCTTTACGATCATTCAGGCTCCCGACAACGGCGCGCTGCTGCTGGGCATGAACGGCCACGAAATCCGCATGTGGAAAGACGTGCACGGTTTCCCCAACAAAATGTTCCCCGGCGGCATGCTTATGGGCAGCACCGGCACCCGCCACCCCAAGCATGGCCTCCAGGACGAGCTTGACCTCGTGCAGATCGACTGGGACGGCAATATAGTATGGAAATTTGACCGCGCAGAATTCATCGAAGATCCGGGCATGGAAGGGCGATGGATGGCCCGCCAGCACCACGACTTCCAGCGCGAAGGCAGCTCCACCGGCTATTACGCGCCCGGGCAGGAACCCAAGATTGACTCCGGCAATACGCTGGTCCTTTGCCATAAAAACACCGTCAATCCCTACATCAGCGACAAAATGCTGGTTGATGACGTCATCTATGAAGTAACATGGGACGGCGACATTGTATGGGAATGGAACTGCGCCGACCACGTTGAAGAAATGGGCTTTACCGAAGCCGCCCGCAACGCCATGTGCCGTGACCCCAACTTCCGCGGCGGAACCATTATGGAAAACGCCCCCGGCGTGGGTGACTGGATGCATGTCAACTCCATGTCCACCCTTGGCCCCAACAAATGGTTTGATGCCGGTGATGCGCGCTTCCACCCCGACAATATCATCATTGACGGCCGTGAAACCAATATCAGGCGGATTCAACTTGCAAGTGCAACACCCTCAAGGTTGAATGAAAAGGCAAGGTGGTATAGCACTTTAGCCTCTCCATCCAACCAAAGATTGAGGGGCGTATGGGCTATGCACACCTTGCCAGGGAAGAACGGTACTACATCTGCCAGGCAGTGAAAAGTGGAACGTCACTGAGGGCCATAGCCAAAGCGATAGGCCGTAGCGTCTCAACTGTAAGCCGCGAACTTGCGCGAAATACCGGGGCGCGTGGCTACCGCTACAGGCAGGCACACAAGCGCAGTCAGAAAAGGCAGACCAGTAAAGGGAAGAAGCGCATTGGCCTTGAGGTATGGACGTATGTTGAACAGTGTCTGCACCAGGACTTCAGTCCGGAGCAAATCTCTGGAGTTCTCAAACGCAAAGGTTTTGCCCTCAGTCATGAATGGATTTACCAGTACATTCTGGCGGACAAAAAACGAGGAGGAACGCTGCACAGCCATTTGCGCTGCCAGCGCAAACGCAAACGACGATATGGCAAACCCGACAGACGAGGTCAAATCAAGGGGCGTATCAGCATAGACATACGCCCGTCCATTGTTGCCGAGCGCTCACGCCTTGGTGATTGGGAGGCTGATACCGTTGAAGGCAGTAAAGGAGGCCCCGTTTTGGTGACACTTGCAGAGCGTAAAAGTCGTCTTTTCCTGTTTGGCAAGGCTCCCAACAAAAGCGCCAGCGAAGTAAGGCGGGTCATTGAAGGACTCTTGACACCCATTAAGGACTTTGTTCAGACTATTACCTATGATAACGGCAAGGAGTTCAGCTACCATGCCGATGTGTCAGCTACACTCGAGGCTCAGGGATTTTTTGCGCACCCCTACCATTCGTGGGAGCGTGGCTTGAACGAGAACTCCAATGGCCTTCTACGCCAATACTTCCCCAAGGGGGTAAGCTTGGCATCGGTCACGCAAGATGAGATCATAGCGGCAATGTGCCGCTTGAACTGGCGGCCTAGAAAATGCCTTGGGTTTAAGACACCCTATGAAGTTTTTTTAGAAGACGCCAATACCCAAGGACTGGGTGTTGCACTTTGAACTTGAAACCGCGTCATCCTGATTCTTGACAAAAAGACCGGTAAAATCGTCTGGCAGCTCGGCCCGGACTACGACCGCACCCCCGAAGAAAAAGCCATCGGCTGGATTATCGGCCAGCACCATGCCCACATGATCCCCCGGGGACTGCCGGGCGAGGGCAATATCCTTGTATATGACAATGGCGGATGGGGCGGTTACGGCAATCCCAACCCCGGTGCCCCCCGTGGCGTCAAGGCCGCCCAGCGCGACTATTCCCGCGTGCTCGAGATCGACCCCGTGGCCATGAAGATTGTGTGGCAGTACACGCCGCATGAAGCGGGCTTTCTTGTTCCCCTGGACGCCTACCGCTTTTACAGCCCCTTCATCAGTTCGGCCCAGCGCCTGCCCAACGGCAACACCCTCATCTGCGAAGGTTCCGATGGACGCGTATTTGAAGTGACGGCCGAACACGAAATAGTGTGGGAATACATCTGCCCCTACAAGGGGCACATCAGCCTGCCCATGAACTGGGTGTACCGCGCCTATCGGTTGCCCTATTCCTGGGTTCCCCAGGCTGAGGTGCCGGAAGAAAAAGCTATTGAACCTCTGGCGGTTAAAGACTTCCGCGTGCCTGGGGCTGCCCCCTTCGGTCCTATGTCTACCGTCAAGGTTGAAGGCACTGTCGGCTACTACAGCGGCGCTGGACACTGCGTGGCCGCCACCGAATAAACAGCATCGTTTCGCCACCCTCTCCATGACCATGAGGCCCCGGAATCTGCCGCCGGGGCCTCATGGCTTTTCTGCGGCATGCCGCAATACTCCCTGCATGTCGCTGCGTTCCAAACCATTGCGCCCATTGGGGACGAACAAAACGCGTGTGTCTGCACAAGCATAGCAACGGCCAAGCCTGAAATTATAGACTTTCGGACATCATCCGGCTATCCCCGAGGTAAGATCTTGTTTTATAACACCGCCCCAGGCGCACATGCTCCGGTGATTATATGCAGCAGTGCCAATGGAGTTGTGTATGACATGCATTCTTCAGTCTATTCATGATCAATGCTGTCCGGCTAAGCAACCATAGCTAATAGGCTGAGACTGTAAGAGTTTTGAGTTTTTGATCTTCGCGGTTTCAGGAGTTCTTCCAGGGAGTCTTTGCCGAACAAATTCACGCAAATGAGCTCGAATAATTGCTGCACCGACAGCTTAAGTTTGCTCAGGATTTTTTGGTACGCCATGAGCAAATACACTGTCAGGGCCGTGTAAATTTGGATGAGCACAGCGTTCTCAGAGCGCCCGACAAAGCTTTTGATGTGCAGATTTTGTTTGACTTCACGGAAGAATATTTCGATTTGCCAGCGCTCTTTGTAAATGTCGGCAATGGTTTTCGCTGACAGGCGAAAGTGGTTGGTCAAGAACTCGTAACGCTTCCCGGTTTTGGCATCCCTGTAGCCTATTCGGCGTAAGCGCAAGGTTTTTCCCCGACTGTTTTTCACTTCGATAATATGGTCAGAGGTGACGCCTGTTTTACGATTGACAGGACGGCGTTCCAGCAGCTTGAATACGGCGTTATCTTTGAGGCGCGTGACGAAGAAGATGCCCTTTGTCGCCAAAAGCTGAAACCAGGAATAGGCTATATAGCCTTTGTCAAAGGTCACAATGGAGCCTTTTGGCAGCGAAAGGCTTTTGGCCATGCGGCTTTCGTGGGTTTTGGCATTGCTGATATCGACGAAGGCAGGGATGTAGCCATCGTGATCAAGCACGGTATTTACCTTCACCCCGGCTTTGTTCCGCCGGAACGATGCCCAGGGGAAGACGGACAGGCAAAGGCTGATGGTGGTAGCGTCCATGCTGTACAGTTTGCACTTGAAGCGAAATTTGTGACGAGGCGCATGCGGCTGGCAAAGTCCGTACATTTCAGCGAACAAGTCCTTGAAAAAGCCCACGGGCCTTGAATTGTTGGCGTCGGCGAAAGTCGAGCGGGGCACGTTTTTCAGGCCCCAATGGTACAGGCGGTTTCCGGCGGCAGCCAGACACCGGAGCCCGTCACGCATGGAACGCCTCGCGGCAAGCTGAATAAAGGCCATGGCGGTGAACTGCTCCTTGAAGCCGAATTTGCGTGAGGCCCGCCCTACTTTGTGCCGGTGTTCGAGCTTTTGAAAAACATGTCTGGGAATCAGAGATAGCATCTGGGAGAAAAGTGTATTATGGTGACTCATGTCCAAAATCTCCTTGTGTGGCAAAGTTTTTCGCAAACTCTTTATACCACATCGCATTGAGATTTTGGACTTTTTTCTTAACCCTTAGCCGGACAGCAATGATTCATGATCTTACTGCCACACCGCACTGCCACATCTGCACATGAGAGACACAGGGCAAGACGCCATACAAAAGGGCGACGGAATACTCCGCCGCCCTTGAAGGCACAACGTGGAATCAATGGAACTAAAACGTATAGCGGAATGTAACGGAAACGCGCCAGTTGTCCTCGTACTGTGAATCCTCCACTCCATGCCAGGTGTCAGGGTCAAGATAAAGTTTTACGTAAGAGCCTTCCAGGTTCACATGAAAGTTTTCATAAATCTTGTAGGTATTGGAAAGGCTGGCCTCCCAGGCATGGTCCGTGGTGGTAAGATATGCCATAGGGCCGTCTGCTCTGGTGGGGTAGGAGGTCATATTGGCATTTTTGGGCATATCGGCACTGTTGGTTCCCCAGAAATAGGCAAACTTGAGCGTATGCTTGAGGTCGTCAATGAGGCTCACGTCCTTGAGGCTACCGACAATTCCCGCCATGCCGCCGGGATTATGCCCGAGCACCTTCCACGTATCCAGGTCAAAAAAGCCGCCGCCAAATCCCAGCGGTGTAACCGGCCAGGGAGAATTGAAAACCGGCAGACGCTCTGAGCCGTTGTAGGGATTATCGTCATCGCCGCTGCCATACCAGGCCAGAATGCCGGGCGTACCCCAGTCAAGCTTGTAGTCTACGCGCATGGCGGCATACCAGCCTTCGCGGCGCAACTGAAAGGTCTTACCTGCCCCTTTCGGGTCAAACAGATTGTAGTTTTGCAACTCGCCCATATCCACATAGCCATACGTGGCGTCAAACGCGATATCCCACGGTTCCCACTGGCTCAGGTTCACAGTGATGCCGCCCCACCAGCCGTTGCCCCAGGTATTGTTGGCGTTGCGATAATTCTTTTCAAAGGTCTGAAAATAGTTCATGCCGCTGCCCAGAATGGGCATAAGCCCGCCGCGAGGAGCGTAGATGGCCGGCTCGCGCTGCCCTGCGTAGTCATTGATGCCGCGCAGGCTGTTTTCGCCAATAAGGGCGTACATGCCCCAGGGAGAAACTTTAAGCCCTTCTGCCTTGACCGGCAGCACCAGCGCGAAGATGTCCAGATTGTCCAGATAATTCTTATCCAGCCTGCCAGCCTGTGTATTTTGAGAATTGTCATTATAGGGGCGGCCCCAGAACGCCGTTGCCCCCACTGAAAAATCGTCATTTTTGTATACAGGGGTGTTGACCGTAACCCCTGCGGAAAACTGCCCGTAGACCGCACTCCAGTCAGTAACAAAACCGGGCAGCAGCATGGGCTGTATGCCCATGCGCACCTTGGCTTCAGTTTTGGGCACAAGCCAGTCAATATATGCGGCCCGTATGCCTACCACATTGTTACCGTCAGCGCCAAGGGCCGCCCCGTCTTTGGCCGAACCCCAGTATTGACCATTGGTGCCCACAGTGATCAGCAGGCTGCCCGATACATTTTCACTCGCCACCGCGTCTATCTGCGTGCGTAAACGCTGCAGGGCCTGAAACGTATCATTTCCGTGCACGCCCAGCGGGATGACGTTGGATGTTTCAAAGCCGATTTCAAATGCCCCTTTGACCTTGAAATCAACAGCGTGACCGCGAGCCGGAACAAGTACGGCCATGCAGCAAAGCAGCAGACCGGACAATTTTTTGCCGATTGTCCTCATATTCTCCTCCTGTGAAAATTGGTGCGGCCTCCTGCACCTCCCGTTACCCTCACAAGAGAAATGGCCTGTTATACGGCTCAGCATTGTTGCCCATGCAACATTTTTTACAAATAACTCTTTTTTTCACAAAAATAGCAGAAAGTAAGTCTTCTAAATAATACTATCAAATATATAACTTTTTTAAAATTTGTGAAAAAAATCTTTCAAAAATGTTGCACCAACAACAATAAAAAACCACCAACAAACTATTAATAGCACAACCTCCTTCTCCCGTTGATGTTTTGCAAAAAGACTGAAAAATTCAGGCACAGACAAGAGCCAAAAGGGGAAATCCATGCCCGGCCAAGAAAAAATCAGCAACAACTACTTCGACGGACTAAAAGTCTGCGGTCGCCATAAAGCAGTGTTCTTCATCATAATGGTGGCCTACTTTTGTGAACAAATGGATAACTGGAACTTCGGCTTCATTGCCCCGGCCCTGATGCAGCACTGGGGGCTGACCATGAAGGATATCGGCACGGTTACCTTCTGGTATTTTGCGGCAATGACCTGCGGCGGATTTGCGGGGGGCTTTATTTCTGACATGATCGGCCGCCCAAAACGAGGGTGTAAGAAATTTTGTGTAATCGGCCAATCATGTTACCCCGATTATCGGAGGATTGATGATGGTCGACCCCAAAGATATACCCGATGAGTTAATTGACGCTCTGCTTGCCAACTATCAAAAGCCCGACGACCTGCTGGGAAAAAACGGCATTCTGGAACAACTGACCAAGCGAGTTATGGAGCGCGCTTTGCAAGCGGAGATGACCTACCATCTGGGGCATGAAAAACATGGCAGAGTTGCCAACGCCAGCGGCAACACCCGCAACGGCACAAGCAAAAAAACCTTGAAGGGGAAGAACGGCTCTTTGCCCATTGCGATTCCTCGAGACCGGGACGGCAGTTTTGAGCCGCAGTTGGTGGAAAAGCATCAGACCCACTGGCAAGGTTTAGATGATAGCATCATTTCGCTATATGCCCGTGGCATGAGCGTACGCGAAATCCAGGGGCATCTGAAAGAGCTGTATCACACAGACGTTTCACCGGCGCTTATCAGCGCGGTAACCGATGGAGTGGCCGAGGATGTCCGTCAATGGCAAGGCCGCCCTCTGGATGCCATTTATCCTATCCTTTACCTGGACTGCATCCACGTTAAGGTGCGCGATTCCGGCACGGTCGGTACCAAGGCGGTGTATCTGGCCCTTGGCGTGACCATGAGCGGCGTGAAAGATTTGTTGGGTATGTGGATCTCCCCGAACGAGGGCGCAAAGTTCTGGCTGTCCGTGGTGACGGAACTGCGAAACCGGGGAGTGCAGGACATCTTCATCGCCTGCGTGGACGGGCTTAAGGGCTTTCCGGAGGCCATTGAAAGCGTATTTCCTAAAACGCAAATCCAGCTGTGCATTGTGCATCTGGTCCGGAACAGCTTGAAATTCGTGGGCTGGAAGGAGCGTAAAACCGTTGCCGCCGACCTGAGGGAA contains the following coding sequences:
- a CDS encoding IS30 family transposase — protein: MGYAHLAREERYYICQAVKSGTSLRAIAKAIGRSVSTVSRELARNTGARGYRYRQAHKRSQKRQTSKGKKRIGLEVWTYVEQCLHQDFSPEQISGVLKRKGFALSHEWIYQYILADKKRGGTLHSHLRCQRKRKRRYGKPDRRGQIKGRISIDIRPSIVAERSRLGDWEADTVEGSKGGPVLVTLAERKSRLFLFGKAPNKSASEVRRVIEGLLTPIKDFVQTITYDNGKEFSYHADVSATLEAQGFFAHPYHSWERGLNENSNGLLRQYFPKGVSLASVTQDEIIAAMCRLNWRPRKCLGFKTPYEVFLEDANTQGLGVAL
- a CDS encoding IS4 family transposase, with protein sequence MSHHNTLFSQMLSLIPRHVFQKLEHRHKVGRASRKFGFKEQFTAMAFIQLAARRSMRDGLRCLAAAGNRLYHWGLKNVPRSTFADANNSRPVGFFKDLFAEMYGLCQPHAPRHKFRFKCKLYSMDATTISLCLSVFPWASFRRNKAGVKVNTVLDHDGYIPAFVDISNAKTHESRMAKSLSLPKGSIVTFDKGYIAYSWFQLLATKGIFFVTRLKDNAVFKLLERRPVNRKTGVTSDHIIEVKNSRGKTLRLRRIGYRDAKTGKRYEFLTNHFRLSAKTIADIYKERWQIEIFFREVKQNLHIKSFVGRSENAVLIQIYTALTVYLLMAYQKILSKLKLSVQQLFELICVNLFGKDSLEELLKPRRSKTQNSYSLSLLAMVA
- a CDS encoding outer membrane homotrimeric porin, which translates into the protein MRTIGKKLSGLLLCCMAVLVPARGHAVDFKVKGAFEIGFETSNVIPLGVHGNDTFQALQRLRTQIDAVASENVSGSLLITVGTNGQYWGSAKDGAALGADGNNVVGIRAAYIDWLVPKTEAKVRMGIQPMLLPGFVTDWSAVYGQFSAGVTVNTPVYKNDDFSVGATAFWGRPYNDNSQNTQAGRLDKNYLDNLDIFALVLPVKAEGLKVSPWGMYALIGENSLRGINDYAGQREPAIYAPRGGLMPILGSGMNYFQTFEKNYRNANNTWGNGWWGGITVNLSQWEPWDIAFDATYGYVDMGELQNYNLFDPKGAGKTFQLRREGWYAAMRVDYKLDWGTPGILAWYGSGDDDNPYNGSERLPVFNSPWPVTPLGFGGGFFDLDTWKVLGHNPGGMAGIVGSLKDVSLIDDLKHTLKFAYFWGTNSADMPKNANMTSYPTRADGPMAYLTTTDHAWEASLSNTYKIYENFHVNLEGSYVKLYLDPDTWHGVEDSQYEDNWRVSVTFRYTF
- a CDS encoding IS256 family transposase, giving the protein MMVDPKDIPDELIDALLANYQKPDDLLGKNGILEQLTKRVMERALQAEMTYHLGHEKHGRVANASGNTRNGTSKKTLKGKNGSLPIAIPRDRDGSFEPQLVEKHQTHWQGLDDSIISLYARGMSVREIQGHLKELYHTDVSPALISAVTDGVAEDVRQWQGRPLDAIYPILYLDCIHVKVRDSGTVGTKAVYLALGVTMSGVKDLLGMWISPNEGAKFWLSVVTELRNRGVQDIFIACVDGLKGFPEAIESVFPKTQIQLCIVHLVRNSLKFVGWKERKTVAADLREIYSSPTAELAQSALERLEHKYNSSYPLITKSWRAHWQRIIPFFDYPPEIRKVIYTTNAIESLNMSLRKVTKAKGAFPHDEAVFKIFWLALRNISKKWTMPIRDWKAALNRFAIQFEERFPT